GCGATCCTGGGGTGGAATCCCAGGAAGGGGTGACCCGGAGccttggggctgggggagggctctCACGTGCTCTGGGACTCGGTGGAGGCTCGGGTGGGTATGTTGGCTGACCACTGCCCTGGAGGCCCCGGGCTGCACGTggcccaccccccactccccagaatccCTGGGTCCCAGCGGGACCTGAGCTGACCCAAGCTGGGTTTTGGTCAAAGGAACTCATTTCCTGGAATAGCTGCCCCCCACCTCTTGCTGGGTGTGCacagcacccctcccccacaaccaGCAGGGCATCGGGAGCCTTGCAGCCGGCTGGCCAGCGCCCTCCCTCTGTCCAGCGCGCTCCCAGCACTCCTGCCCCTTGTCGGAGGCCTCCTGCTGCCTCCCAGCCAGTGCCCAAGTTAGCTGCCTGCCCGCCAGACCTAGCCCAGCCTGGTGCAGGTGGAACGTCTTAGTCTGGTGCCCAGCAGTCCTGGCAGGGCCCCTCTTCCCAGCACCCTCGCTGTGTGGTCTCTGGCCGGGCTCCCTGGCGCTTGGGCCTGGCCTGAGGGGAAGTGGCCACAGGCAGGCAGTGGGTCAGTCTCCCTTCAGCTGTGGGGGTTGAAGGCGGGGCctcgggtgtgtgtgtggggtgtctGTTCTCAGGGAGGAGTGGACCCTCCTGCTGCAGCCTAGGGCCCCCGACGTGGGGCCTGTCCAGTGCCTCCCTGATGGTGGCTTGGGCGGGCAGCTGCAGCGGTGGAGGCCCAGCCTGGGCAGTGGCTGTGGGCCTGGGGTAGGGTGGGTGCGGGCTGGGGCGGTCTGGGGCTTCCAGGAGTGGATGGGGCGCTACATCCGGGCCCTAACATGCACCCTGCTTCTGCTCCTTGTTTCCATGCAGCTGGACGGCGGCTGCAGCATGAGTGGCCCCCAGCCCGCTGCCGCGCCCAAGCTGGGCCCAGACAAAGAGGCCGGAGGCCCGGCAGCAGAGGTACGTGTGTGGTTGGGGACCTGCCGTCTGCCGCTCTCAAGCCCTGGCCTGTGACAGCAcgtgcctcagtttacccatctggGTGGGGGAGGTGGTTGCCCCTCCGCAGGAGTCTGATGCACGCAGTCATTGAAGGCCCAGCTCTCCTGACTCAGGGAGCACCCCAGCCAGCCCTGGGGAGCCCAGGGCTTGCGCCAAGGTCATTCTGCTCTCTGCTGGGTGAGGCCAtgccagggtctcctgctctTGCCTCAGCTTCTCCAGAAGGTGTTGATGGAGCTAACAAGGGAGGTTCTTGCCCAAGAGGCCCAGGCCTGCCGCTCTGAGTCTGGAGTTGGGCTCTTCTCCTTGTCGGAGCCAGCGGGCCACTGAGGGGGCCCAGCCCAGAGCTGTACGAGGGCCTGTCTGGAACCTGGGGTTGCCCtcctggcagggggtggggggcggacgGAGAGGCTGGACACCAAACTCCACTGGCAGATCTTCCCGTACCATCTGGGCAGAGGAGTGGCCCTGGGTGGGGCCCGGCAGGGCTTCCGGGAGGAGGGCAGGAAGGAGACTGGCAGGGTTGGTGGAAAGAGGGTTCcgggtgggggacagggaggagcCCCTGGACAGGCAAGACCAGCAGTGGGGCCCAGGAGATCCAGTCACTGGGCCATGGTGGGGTCGCTGGTCTTGTCTCTCTGATCCCACAGAAGTCCCAGACTAGTGACACACTTCAGGAtctctgtggtactttgttcAAAGGCTGACCAGACAGTGCACTGAAACACGTGTTCAGATGGTTCTGCTGGGCCGGGGGCGGGGAGGTGCGAGGGCCATTTAGCAAAGTCCTGCCAGCTGTGTCTTCCCCACCTCGACATGCCTTTGGGGAAGGCAGAATGCACAAGCAGCCGGCCTTTTGGGTAAGAGGTTGGGGACCAGCCCAACCGACTGgagcaaaggcacagaggtggGTTGGCGCAGGAGAGTCAGGGCTGCAGGTCTGCGCGCAGCACAGGGCGCCTCGGGGCCTCTACCTTGGAAGGCCTTGAATGGGAGGCGGAGATGCCGAGGGCTCCAGGagggcttgggaaggcagcccccGCACGCTCTTGTGGGCACTGAACAATGAGCCCGGAGAAGTTGCTCAGGTTGCCATGGCAACAGCTTCCCAGCTCCCCTGAGCTGGGAGGAGGCCAAGGGCCTGTAAGAGAGACCCCAGGAAGGGGCCCGGCGGGATGTGGGAGGCTGCCTGCCGGGAAGGCGCAAATGCCCTGAGCTTGCTCACTGTGTGAACTTGGCCTTTCACACAACAGGCCCTTCTGTGAAACGGGCCTAAGGGCCGAGCCCAGGTGGGATCTGTGTGGCCCTGGCGCTGAGCGCCCCAGctccaggggtgggagggggaaggcCGCGACCCTCTGGGGGATCCCATGGACAATGCAGGACAGGCGTGGCAGGCCGTGGGGAGCTCAGGCCTGCTGTTGCTTTGACCCCCTGCCCACCCTCCTTGCAGGCTATGGTGGGTGCCCGGGAGAAGGGCCCTCGGCTGGGCCAGCGGCTGCCCTCGATCGTGGTGGAGCCCAGCGAGCTGGGTGTGGTGGAGAGCGGGGAGCTGCGTTGGCCTCCAGAGGGCTCCCAGAGGGGGTCTGCACAGAGCCAGGCTGCTGCTGGTGAGTGAGGGGCGGCCCGTAGGGATCCCGAGAGAGGTCCGACACCCGGTCCTCCACCCCTCCAGCCAGCCTGCACCCCACCCATCCACCCGCCCCGTGAGCTTCTGCCGCCTGGGCACTGCCTGGCCTGGCCTTCCCTGCCACCCTCCCCACCATCTGCACAGGCGTCTCCCTCGTCCAGGTGTGTCCCCAGGCCTGGCACACAGGTGCACCCTTGCTCTCACCTCTCAACACCCGGTCCTGGcccctttccccttcctctcACGATTCATCACCTTTGGGACAAGTGTGCATTGCCCACTAGGGCCTGGAAGGGGTAAGGGTATGGGTGCAAGGCGGGGTGGGTAGGGGTGCAGAAGCTGGTGGCAGGCTTCTGTCCTGGTGTGGGTGCCCTGGTTAAAGGCCAAGGGGCTGCCAGGGCCATGGAGGTTTCTGGGAGGAGGATGTGTGGGCAGGAGAGGGATCAGCCAGGAGCCAGTCTGCCGCATAGGAGAAATAGCCGGCCGGGCCCCCGGGGAGGGTGCTCGAGGGGTGAGCCGTGCCCTGGGCAGTTTTTTCCCCTGAGCCCCGAAGGGTCAGTCCCGGGGGATTCGGCCTCAGATGGGGCTGctcctccctgcctgccctcttctcctccgcCGTCGgcccctggcccagccctgcagcCCTCGTGGTCTGCCGCTCCCCGAGCTTGGGCCCAGAAGAGCTTGTCTGCACCTTAACCGCCACCTTTCCCAAAAGTCCCCTCAACCTCCGGCGGGTCTGCCCGGGGCCTGCCCCTTGGGTAACCACTGAGACCTGGGGTCTGGGAAGGACCCTGGGTCTCCACCCAGTCGGCCACCCCCGAACTGGTAGCTGTGCCGGGGCTCAAGGTTCTCCTGCTCCTGGAGCCTGGTCTTGCcctccccctgcactgggaaccgCGCACCCAGTGACCCCCCCTGCCCCCTCACCGGCGGGGAGCTTGTGGCCTGCCCACTCTCACACCTCTCCTGGCAAACCTGTCAGAAATGCCTGCCCCGCCGACACGGAGGCCTGCATGTTTCCTCAGCCCCCTCACCACGTCCACCAGGAGCACCGGGGGAGGCTCCAGCTGACGCCAATGGCGAGCATGCCAACTCCACGGGCCAGGCCCCCTGCGCCCAGCCGTAGGACAAGGACCGGCCGGATCCTGCCGTCGCCAGGCTCTGACAGCTGAGAGGGGGCCTCCGCCCCAGAGGGGCTAGGTTGACCCTTCAAGAGGCCTGGGCCTGCCCGGGCACCCAGTGGGCACAGCCGACCACCACCCCTCCTGCCTCACCAGGTCCACcgcccacccccccgccccctcctggcCACGGCCCAGGGTTTGGGTCACACCCCTCCTGCTTCTCTGGAGGGAAGCACAAATAAAGGCTCTTCCTGGTGGTCAGTGGGCACACTGGGTGGGGATTCCAGGGGCTGAGGACAGTTTGGGTCCTGCCAGTGGCCTTCCAGGCGAGGGTCTCTGCTCAGAGCCCAGGCTGCCAGACCAGAGTGACCACTGGGTGTCCCACACTGGACGTGGGGGTGGCTGATGCGGCTGTCGTGTCCGCTCCTCTGGTGCCCTGCCGAGACCCTCCGCCCCGCTTCAGCTGAGGCTGAGACCAGCGTCCTCCAGGTGGCCTCCCCACCTCTCCTTGGGGCCTCCAGTCCTGGCTGGCCCCTGAGGGCAGGACTCCTCCTGTCACCCCTTACCCACTCTGGGTGCAGTAGGTCACAGGAATGGTACATGGGTGGGGTGCCCTGTCCCAGGTTGAATCTTGCATagtcccattgtacagatgaggaaactgaggtgcctGAGGCTAGTGCTGGCCTCAACTAGCGCAGGACCCCTGAAGTTGGGAAGCCCTTACCTACCCAGCCAGCCAGACAGTCCATGTGGGAGACCGGGTAGCACCTCTTCCTGAGCCACATGAGGGGCCTGTCCCTCCGAGGGGTCCAGCGACAGGGCTTCTTGGCTCTGCTGACTGGTCAGGGTGGACCTGGGGTGCGGAAACCTGATCACTGCCTGGGTTCACTGTCCAGGTGTGCCACCCTCTCTCCCATCACCCCAACCTAGCCCCCTGCCCTTGGCCAGCCTGACCCAGGCCTGAGGAAGCTCAGGGCCTGGCAGGGGGAGCCCTGAGTAAATGTTAGATCAGTAAATCCACAGGCCCAGTGGGTGGGTCAGGGTCAGcatggaggaggcagagggagacaCAGGCCCCTCTGTTCTCTCCCGGAGGCCTTGCTAACCTCCAGGATGAATAAAGCACTTTCCAACCCGCCTGCCTTCTAAAAatagcccacccccaccccaccccccaaatgcaggagaggtgggaggCGGAGGTGCAGAAGTTTGCCTGGCAGCCCGCTTTAATTTTAAACCTGTGGCCAGTATACAGGACCAGGCTGGCTCctcttggggtggggggttgggggggttggGCTGTCCTTCAAGGTCCCTCCCGTCCTCCTCCGGCCCTTCCTGTCGCCTCCACAAGGGGGCAGGTGGCAGACATTTCACAGAAAGCCTTGCCAGGACTTGCGGACACGGGGGATTTGGGTCCAGGGCTCGAGCAAGCCGAGAGTCATTCCCAGGCGGGGGTTTCCGGgtgtggaatgtgtgtgtgtggcgggggatGGTGCTGAGATTTCATCCTCGCCCTTCCCGGGCAGGGTGTCACAGCGACTTTCTCGAGGTCCCGCGGCTGATAAAGAGCCGGGCTGAGGCGGAATTCCCGGTGCGCCTGGGACCTAAGCGCCAGCATGCCCGCAACGCCACCCTCGAGCTCACCACCGATCAGGGCAGATCTGGGGAAGAGACGCCGCCTCAACTGGGGGTCCCGGGACCCCGTCGTGCCCCGGGAGCAGGGGAACGGGGAAGTCAGGCCCAGGGAGGCAGCCCGGTGGGGCGGGGCAGAGCAGCCTTACCCTGTGGGCCTGCCCTGTAGCGACCAGAGCGGGCTGAGTCCACTCGCATGCCGACTGCCCCGAGAGAAGCCGTGATAGGTGCAGGGGGCGGTGCCAGGCGTTATGCCCCGTCCACCGGAAGCTCCGCCCCGTCCCCACGGTCCCGCCCACCGTCAGGCCGGGCCAGGGACACCTAAGCAACGCAGCGTCCGGCTTCGGCTCGAGAGATCCAGGCTCGGAGACAGACACTGTTCTTCGCGCAGGGCCACAGCCAGTGAGGGGCAGAGACCGGAGCCTCGGTGTCCTGTTCCCAGGCAGAGCTCTGTCCTGGGCCCCGCAGCAGTGAAGCTGGAATTCGGGCACTTTGGGCCTCTATAttcaacttcactttgacttttcactttcatgcattggagaaggaaatggcaccccactccagtgttcttgcctggagaatcccagggacgggggagcctggtgggctgccatctatggggtcgcacagagtcggactcgactgaagcgacttagcagcagcagcagcagcagcagcattcagcgTGCGCTAGCCTGGCTCCTCCCCAGGAGCCTCTAGGGCGCGGGCTAGGCCTCTGGTGGTGTGGTCCTTGTCCCTCCCCTTCCAGTTTTGGGCGCCAGGTGGCTCTGCCGAGGTGAACCTACTGGATCCCAACAGCAACCTCGTTTTATGGAGAAATAACCTGAGGctgggtgcttccctggtagcttagctggtgaatccacctgcaatgcaggagaccccagttcgagtcctgggtggggaagatcccctggagaacggtaggccacccactccaatattcttgggctttcctggtggcccagtcggtaaagaatccgcctgccacgggggagacctgggttcgtccctgtgttgggaagatcccctggaagaaggcatggcaactgactccagtattcttgcctggagaatccccatggacagaggagtctggtgggctacagtccatggggtcggtcgcaaaagagtcagaaaggacttagcaactgaacagcaacgacGACCTGAGGCTGACTCAGGATTGCCTCTCTGAAGGCGGTGCAGTCCAGCATGAGGCAGCAGGACTTGTTCTCATCGTTGGGTCCCCAGCTGTGTGCCCCTTTCCAACTGCCCCCTAAGCCCAGCCTTCTCCtgacccaggccagagcagccctgcgccccaggctcctctgagacAAGGCTGGGACTTTGCTGAAGGGATTTTACTGAGAAAGTTGGGGAAAACCACCTAGAAATAGGACAGAAGAAACATCCCAGCCTTGTGCTGAAAAGTGGGCACAGgtttgggcaggggtggggtgcagCTGGGAGCTGTCTGGGAGAAACCACCCCCCCCCATCCTGGGCTCTGAAGTGGAGGTGACCCACAACGGGAGGTCCCAGCACCCAGATGAGCCTCGTTGAGCTGGAGAACAGGAGGGGCGGACTGAGGACCTTCCAGTGCCCACGCGTGGCCCCATGGGAAGACCCAGGCCTCATAGGCAGAGACCTGGACTTGCCTGCCATGTAGCAGGTTCCTGTGCCTCTCTGAGCTGGTGACCCAGTGCAACATGGGTGGGGACCAGCTACCCCACAAAGTCCAGGGCCCTGGGTGGTCTCCTCGGGGACCCCTCCTTCTGTCAAGAGTTGTCCTTGGCCCTCTGATCTGTTAGCCTCCGACCGTTGGAGAGACGCATGGGACAGGAAGCCAGCAGGCAGGCTAGCCTGAGCTGGGGGATGGCTCACCCCAGTAGCCGGTGCCTCACAGGCTTGAGCTGGGACTCTGATGGCCTTACCTCACAGAGGGGAACCCAGGGATCTAGGATCTAATGACTCAAGAGGAAActaagggcttcctggaggaggtgctggCAGCTCCAGGTACAGCATGG
The nucleotide sequence above comes from Bubalus kerabau isolate K-KA32 ecotype Philippines breed swamp buffalo chromosome 19, PCC_UOA_SB_1v2, whole genome shotgun sequence. Encoded proteins:
- the LBHD2 gene encoding LBH domain-containing protein 2, producing MSGPQPAAAPKLGPDKEAGGPAAEAMVGAREKGPRLGQRLPSIVVEPSELGVVESGELRWPPEGSQRGSAQSQAAAAPSPRPPGAPGEAPADANGEHANSTGQAPCAQP